Proteins encoded in a region of the Vibrio ponticus genome:
- a CDS encoding YIP1 family protein → MTPSSNPLTMLVDIFRSPSACFLAIHQRGMWGWQPFIVLLVTPFLFWGAYFDMVDFAWLKQGLIPQLQQVSPEQIALLDANTLMATEIILDILGRFTTIMLLAFWLFFATKPSQHQHGFWKWFAASCVIIFPAVVGDFASYVSVLLKHGQVMSYAADLNSLNGLLKLPMTSDWFEFANALPLLMPWYIALGYAAVGTWTEFERGQALVISALPWFIYFFAWALYIAIF, encoded by the coding sequence ATGACACCATCGAGCAACCCATTAACCATGCTAGTCGACATTTTCCGCTCGCCTAGCGCGTGTTTCCTTGCCATACATCAGCGTGGCATGTGGGGCTGGCAGCCCTTTATCGTCTTGTTGGTTACCCCATTCCTGTTTTGGGGCGCCTACTTTGACATGGTCGATTTTGCCTGGCTAAAGCAAGGGCTGATCCCGCAACTGCAACAAGTCAGCCCAGAGCAAATTGCGCTACTTGATGCCAATACCTTGATGGCGACAGAGATCATCTTAGATATTCTTGGTCGCTTTACCACTATCATGCTGTTGGCATTCTGGCTATTTTTCGCTACTAAACCGAGCCAACACCAGCATGGATTTTGGAAATGGTTTGCTGCCAGTTGTGTGATTATCTTCCCAGCGGTAGTCGGTGACTTTGCCAGCTATGTCAGCGTGCTATTAAAGCATGGACAGGTAATGAGTTATGCTGCCGACCTGAATAGCCTCAACGGTCTACTAAAGCTGCCTATGACCAGTGATTGGTTTGAATTTGCCAACGCACTGCCACTACTCATGCCTTGGTATATTGCGCTTGGCTACGCGGCAGTTGGCACATGGACAGAGTTCGAGCGCGGTCAAGCGCTAGTGATCTCTGCCCTGCCTTGGTTTATTTACTTTTTTGCTTGGGCGCTTTACATCGCAATATTCTAA
- a CDS encoding endonuclease/exonuclease/phosphatase family protein — MKKRVLIALPVVAIAATVIAYHSIFTLPDSAKVSTLSPSVQTPELACYNNPKATAIDHQGQLNVLVWNIYKQNRTSWQSALDYLSQDKQLLLLQEASMTPELRQWIDQGKWSGNIVDAFKAFDTKAGVLNLAHQLPQKACAYTEMEPWLRLPKSAIYATYPLSNGQSLAVVNIHAINFTYGTEEYHRQLDSLATVLAKHGGPMIIAGDFNSWSEERLRVMKSLLDKLKVKEATYQPDHRKQFINGLPLDHLFYRGLVLEKAKAPISDASDHNPIEVYFRLP; from the coding sequence ATGAAAAAACGAGTATTGATTGCTTTACCTGTGGTTGCGATTGCAGCGACGGTGATTGCCTATCACTCCATTTTTACCTTGCCTGATTCAGCCAAAGTCTCCACCTTATCTCCTTCAGTGCAAACACCAGAATTGGCTTGTTATAACAATCCTAAAGCGACAGCGATTGATCACCAAGGTCAACTTAATGTGCTGGTATGGAATATTTATAAGCAAAATCGCACCAGTTGGCAGAGCGCGTTGGATTATTTATCCCAAGATAAGCAATTATTGCTGCTGCAAGAAGCAAGCATGACGCCAGAGCTTCGCCAATGGATTGATCAAGGTAAGTGGAGCGGGAATATTGTCGACGCATTCAAAGCGTTTGATACCAAAGCTGGGGTGCTCAATCTTGCGCATCAGTTGCCCCAAAAGGCGTGTGCTTATACCGAAATGGAACCTTGGTTGAGATTGCCTAAATCGGCGATATACGCAACTTATCCATTATCCAACGGGCAGAGCTTAGCGGTGGTGAATATCCATGCGATTAACTTTACCTATGGTACGGAAGAGTATCATCGTCAGTTAGACTCGCTCGCGACAGTGTTAGCAAAGCACGGCGGACCAATGATTATTGCCGGTGATTTTAACAGTTGGAGTGAGGAGCGTTTGCGAGTGATGAAATCACTATTGGATAAGCTCAAAGTCAAAGAGGCTACCTACCAACCAGACCATCGCAAGCAGTTCATCAATGGTTTACCGCTTGATCACTTGTTCTATCGAGGTCTAGTACTAGAAAAAGCAAAGGCGCCAATAAGTGACGCCTCTGATCATAATCCTATCGAAGTATACTTCCGTTTACCTTAG
- the glnB gene encoding nitrogen regulatory protein P-II, producing the protein MKKIEAIIKPFKLDDVREALAEVGITGMTVSEVKGFGRQKGHTELYRGAEYMVDFLPKVKLEIVVTDEVADQCVDTIIETAQTGKIGDGKIFITDVERVVRIRTGEEDEDAI; encoded by the coding sequence ATGAAAAAGATTGAGGCAATTATTAAGCCTTTTAAATTGGACGATGTGCGTGAAGCTTTAGCAGAAGTTGGCATTACAGGTATGACGGTTTCTGAGGTAAAAGGCTTTGGTCGTCAAAAAGGTCATACTGAGCTTTATCGTGGCGCTGAGTACATGGTCGACTTTTTACCGAAAGTGAAGCTAGAGATCGTCGTAACCGATGAAGTGGCGGATCAATGTGTCGACACTATTATCGAGACTGCACAAACCGGTAAGATTGGTGATGGTAAAATCTTTATCACTGATGTTGAACGTGTGGTACGTATTCGCACTGGCGAAGAAGACGAAGACGCCATCTAA
- a CDS encoding c-type cytochrome yields the protein MKKVAFGLAISMTILSAQAMAAGDIEAGKAKAGVCMACHGADGIAMIPGYPNLKGQNEQYLVSSIKAYQTNQRQGGLSGVMKAQADLLSDADIANLAAYYASLK from the coding sequence ATGAAGAAAGTAGCATTTGGACTGGCTATCAGCATGACGATATTAAGCGCGCAAGCGATGGCTGCCGGTGATATTGAAGCGGGCAAAGCCAAAGCGGGTGTGTGCATGGCATGCCACGGCGCTGATGGTATTGCGATGATTCCTGGCTACCCAAATCTAAAAGGACAAAATGAGCAGTATCTGGTTTCTTCGATCAAAGCGTATCAAACCAATCAACGCCAAGGCGGATTATCTGGTGTGATGAAAGCGCAAGCGGATTTATTGAGTGATGCCGATATCGCGAATTTAGCTGCATATTATGCAAGTTTAAAGTAA
- the tilS gene encoding tRNA lysidine(34) synthetase TilS — MDSLYALFSHSINQLKPQRLVLALSGGVDSRVLLDLLSHYKQQHAIPCLAVHVHHGLSSNADNWADLCRDWCQQSGVELAVERVQLDLTGRSIEESAREARYQALAKHLQMGDVMLTGQHSDDQLETFLLALKRGSGPKGLSAMAKQMPFANSTILRPLLTASRQQIEQYATEHQLTWVEDESNQDTRFDRNFIRHQVAPILQQRWPHFASSVQRSSELCAEQEALLEELLSEKLSQVMMADNSLSITQLAKLSERVRGQLIRMWLADLGQKMPSRDHLSKIWQQVALAREDANPILNLSAGQIRRSGSFLYWVEAVKDISAWQQNIALQQVIELPEQLGTLQITCNTSGQLSQAALSQAPLRVMFNPEGLSAHPVGRGHSRKLKKLFQEFGVPSWQRRRMPILLCGEQVVAIADLFIDQRFVGQDCELVWDKSTDVM; from the coding sequence ATGGACTCACTATACGCTCTCTTTAGTCACTCAATTAATCAGCTCAAGCCGCAGAGGTTAGTGCTCGCACTCAGTGGTGGCGTCGATTCTCGTGTCTTGCTCGATCTGCTCAGTCACTATAAGCAGCAGCATGCAATCCCTTGTTTAGCAGTCCATGTCCATCATGGATTGAGCAGTAATGCGGATAATTGGGCTGATTTATGTCGTGACTGGTGTCAGCAATCAGGGGTCGAGTTAGCGGTTGAACGCGTTCAGTTGGATTTAACAGGGCGCAGTATTGAAGAGAGTGCGCGTGAAGCTCGTTATCAAGCGCTTGCTAAGCATCTGCAGATGGGTGATGTGATGCTCACCGGTCAACATAGTGATGATCAGCTCGAAACCTTTTTACTGGCGTTAAAGCGCGGTAGTGGTCCTAAAGGTTTATCGGCAATGGCAAAACAAATGCCGTTTGCCAATTCAACCATACTTCGTCCATTGTTGACTGCATCGAGGCAACAAATAGAGCAATATGCAACAGAGCACCAACTCACTTGGGTTGAGGATGAAAGCAATCAAGACACCCGCTTTGATCGCAATTTCATACGCCATCAAGTTGCGCCTATTTTGCAACAGCGTTGGCCGCATTTTGCCAGTTCGGTGCAACGCAGTAGTGAGTTATGCGCAGAGCAAGAAGCGCTGCTGGAAGAACTGCTCAGCGAGAAACTGAGCCAAGTCATGATGGCTGACAACAGTTTATCGATAACCCAGTTAGCAAAACTGAGTGAGCGAGTTCGGGGGCAATTGATTCGTATGTGGCTTGCCGATTTAGGGCAGAAGATGCCAAGCCGCGACCATCTCAGCAAAATATGGCAACAAGTGGCACTCGCGCGCGAAGATGCTAACCCGATTCTTAACTTATCGGCTGGGCAGATCCGGCGTTCAGGCAGTTTTTTATACTGGGTTGAGGCAGTGAAAGATATTTCTGCATGGCAGCAGAATATCGCTTTGCAACAAGTTATCGAGTTACCAGAACAGTTGGGAACTCTGCAAATCACTTGCAATACATCAGGGCAATTATCGCAAGCGGCACTGAGTCAGGCGCCACTGCGAGTGATGTTTAACCCGGAAGGGTTGAGTGCTCATCCTGTCGGGCGAGGTCATAGCCGAAAACTGAAAAAACTGTTTCAGGAGTTTGGCGTGCCAAGTTGGCAGCGACGCCGGATGCCAATATTACTTTGCGGTGAGCAGGTGGTCGCAATTGCAGATTTATTTATTGATCAGCGTTTTGTGGGGCAAGATTGTGAACTTGTCTGGGACAAGAGCACTGATGTTATGTGA
- the accA gene encoding acetyl-CoA carboxylase carboxyl transferase subunit alpha: protein MSLNFLEFEKPIAELEAKIEALRDVSRHGGEAGVDLDKEIEQLEKKSLELKKKIFSDLGAWETAQLARHPLRPYTLDYIDHIFTEFDELAGDRHYADDKAIVGGMARLEGRPVMIIGHQKGRETKEKVKRNFGMPKPEGYRKALRLMQMAERFNMPIITFIDTAGAYPGVGAEERGQSEAIAMNLKVMAGLKVPVICNVVGEGGSGGALAIGVGDYVNMLQYSTYSVISPEGCASILWRDSDKAPQAAEAMGLIAPRLKELELIDEIIEEPLGGAHRNHKQMAANMKQTLLRQLDELEQFDDEALMARRYQRLMNYGYC from the coding sequence ATGAGCCTAAACTTTCTAGAATTTGAAAAGCCTATCGCAGAACTTGAAGCTAAGATTGAAGCTCTACGCGACGTATCGCGTCATGGCGGCGAGGCTGGTGTCGATCTCGATAAAGAGATTGAGCAACTAGAGAAGAAAAGCCTAGAACTTAAAAAGAAGATCTTCAGTGATTTAGGTGCTTGGGAAACCGCTCAATTAGCTCGTCACCCACTGCGTCCTTACACACTAGATTACATCGACCATATCTTTACTGAGTTTGATGAATTAGCAGGTGACCGTCACTACGCAGACGACAAAGCAATCGTGGGTGGTATGGCGCGCCTAGAAGGTCGTCCTGTGATGATCATTGGTCACCAAAAAGGCCGCGAAACCAAAGAAAAAGTGAAACGTAACTTTGGTATGCCAAAACCAGAAGGTTACCGTAAAGCGCTACGTTTAATGCAAATGGCAGAGCGTTTTAACATGCCTATCATTACCTTTATCGATACCGCAGGTGCATACCCAGGTGTTGGTGCAGAAGAGCGCGGTCAATCTGAAGCTATCGCAATGAACTTAAAAGTGATGGCAGGTCTTAAAGTGCCAGTGATTTGTAACGTAGTTGGTGAAGGTGGTTCAGGTGGTGCACTAGCGATTGGCGTAGGTGACTACGTAAACATGCTGCAATACTCAACCTACTCAGTAATTTCACCAGAAGGTTGTGCATCAATCCTATGGCGTGATTCAGATAAAGCGCCGCAAGCCGCAGAGGCAATGGGTCTAATCGCTCCGCGTCTAAAAGAGCTAGAGCTAATCGATGAGATCATCGAAGAGCCACTAGGTGGCGCACATCGTAACCACAAGCAAATGGCGGCAAACATGAAGCAAACCCTGCTTCGCCAGCTTGATGAGCTTGAGCAGTTTGATGATGAAGCGTTGATGGCGCGTCGTTATCAGCGTCTTATGAATTACGGTTACTGCTGA
- the dnaE gene encoding DNA polymerase III subunit alpha: protein MSDPKFIHLRVHSDFSMVDGLSKVPPLVKKVAEMGMPAMALTDFTNLCGLVKFYGTAHGCGVKPIIGADFAMQIPEFGDELVKLTVLAADNVGYKNLTLLISKAYLRGHVQHQPVIDRDWLIDLAEGLILISGGKSGDVGKALLKGNKKLVDQCVDFYQQHFADRYYLELTRTGRADEESYLHFALELAQEKDLPVVATNDVVFLNEELFDAHEIRVAIHDGYTLEDPRRPKNYSPQQYLRSEEEMCELFADIPEALENSVEIAKRCNVTVRLGEYFLPAFPTEGMKETEFLVMKSREGLEDRLEFLFPDEEERLKRRPEYDERLEIELEVINNMGFPGYFLIVMEFIQWSKDNAIPVGPGRGSGAGSLVAYALKITDLDPLEYDLLFERFLNPERVSMPDFDVDFCMDKRDQVIDHVAEMYGRDAVSQIITFGTMAAKAVIRDVGRVLGHPFGFVDRISKLVPPDPGMTLEKAFAAEPALPELYAADEEVKELIDMCRILEGCTRNAGKHAGGVVISPTTITDFAPIYADSEGHFPVTQFDKNDVETAGLVKFDFLGLRTLTIIDWALGLINPRLERNGEAPVRIESIPLQDEASFRVLQNSETTAVFQLESRGMKELIKRLQPDCFEDIIALVALFRPGPLQSGMVDNFIDRKHGREAISYPDEKWQHESLKEILDPTYGIILYQEQVMQIAQVLSGYTLGGADMLRRAMGKKKPEEMAKQRATFEDGAVKNGVDGELAMKIFDLVEKFAGYGFNKSHSAAYALVSYQTLWLKTHYPAEFMAAVMTADMDNTEKVVGLVDECFRMKLKVLPPDINSGLYRFNVDEDGAIVYGIGAIKGVGEGPIEAILAARNKDGHFKDLFDFCARIDLKKVNKRVIEKLIYAGALDRLGPHRAALMASLDDAVKAASQHHQAEAFGQSDLFGVLTEAPEEVENKYTKVPPWPEKVWLEGERETLGLYLTGHPINAYIKELGKYTSCRLKDATPTRRDQSVTISGLVIASRVMTTKRGTRIGIMTLDDRSGRMEVMLFSDALERYAELLENDKILVVSGQVSFDDFNGGLKMTAREVMDLGAAREKYARGLSVSISESQVDSQFFERFSSILEPHRAGTIPVHVYYQRQDARARLTLGTEWRVTPSDALLDDLKQLLGSDQVELEFN, encoded by the coding sequence ATGTCAGATCCAAAGTTTATTCACCTTCGTGTTCACAGTGATTTCTCCATGGTGGATGGCCTGTCGAAAGTGCCACCTCTTGTGAAGAAAGTGGCCGAAATGGGCATGCCAGCCATGGCATTAACCGATTTCACCAACTTATGTGGCTTGGTGAAATTCTATGGTACCGCCCATGGTTGCGGTGTGAAGCCAATTATTGGTGCTGACTTTGCCATGCAAATCCCAGAGTTTGGTGATGAGCTGGTTAAATTAACGGTATTGGCGGCGGATAACGTTGGCTATAAGAACCTAACGTTACTGATTTCTAAAGCCTATCTACGCGGACATGTTCAACATCAGCCAGTGATTGATCGTGACTGGTTGATTGATCTCGCAGAAGGTTTGATCCTCATCTCGGGCGGTAAGAGTGGTGATGTGGGTAAAGCTTTGCTGAAAGGCAATAAAAAGCTGGTGGATCAGTGTGTTGATTTTTATCAGCAACATTTTGCTGACCGCTACTATTTGGAGCTTACTCGTACTGGTCGTGCTGACGAAGAGAGCTATTTACACTTTGCGCTTGAACTGGCTCAGGAAAAAGACCTGCCAGTGGTGGCAACCAACGATGTGGTATTTCTCAACGAAGAGCTGTTTGATGCCCATGAGATCCGCGTGGCGATTCACGATGGTTACACACTAGAAGATCCTCGCCGTCCCAAGAACTACAGTCCTCAGCAATACCTGCGTAGTGAAGAGGAAATGTGTGAGCTATTTGCTGACATTCCCGAAGCACTAGAGAACAGTGTTGAGATTGCTAAGCGCTGTAATGTCACTGTCCGTTTGGGTGAATACTTCCTCCCAGCTTTCCCAACCGAAGGCATGAAAGAAACCGAATTCTTGGTGATGAAATCTCGAGAAGGTCTGGAAGATCGCCTTGAGTTTCTGTTCCCCGATGAAGAAGAGCGATTAAAGCGTCGTCCTGAATACGATGAGCGCCTCGAAATTGAACTGGAAGTAATCAACAACATGGGCTTCCCGGGCTACTTCTTGATCGTAATGGAGTTCATTCAATGGTCAAAAGATAACGCGATCCCGGTTGGACCTGGTCGTGGTTCAGGTGCGGGTTCATTGGTGGCTTATGCGTTAAAGATCACTGATCTCGATCCGCTTGAATATGACCTGCTATTCGAACGTTTCCTTAACCCAGAACGTGTATCCATGCCCGATTTCGACGTCGACTTCTGTATGGATAAGCGTGACCAAGTAATTGATCACGTTGCGGAAATGTATGGTCGTGATGCAGTATCACAGATCATTACTTTTGGTACCATGGCGGCGAAGGCGGTAATCCGCGATGTAGGTCGTGTACTGGGTCATCCATTTGGCTTCGTTGACCGCATTTCAAAATTGGTGCCGCCCGATCCAGGTATGACGTTGGAAAAAGCCTTCGCGGCTGAACCTGCACTACCTGAGCTTTATGCGGCTGATGAGGAAGTCAAAGAGCTGATTGATATGTGTCGCATCCTCGAAGGGTGTACACGAAATGCGGGTAAACACGCTGGTGGCGTGGTGATCTCACCAACCACCATTACTGACTTTGCGCCGATTTATGCCGACTCGGAAGGGCATTTTCCTGTTACTCAGTTTGATAAGAACGACGTTGAAACCGCGGGTCTGGTTAAGTTTGACTTCTTAGGTCTGCGTACCTTAACCATTATCGACTGGGCGCTTGGTTTGATTAACCCGCGCCTTGAGCGCAACGGTGAAGCGCCGGTACGTATTGAGTCGATTCCATTACAAGATGAAGCCTCATTCCGTGTGCTGCAAAACTCGGAAACCACCGCAGTATTCCAGCTTGAATCGCGTGGTATGAAGGAGCTTATCAAACGTCTGCAACCGGACTGTTTTGAAGATATCATCGCATTGGTAGCGCTTTTCCGTCCGGGTCCATTACAATCGGGCATGGTGGATAACTTTATCGACCGTAAACACGGACGCGAAGCGATCTCTTATCCAGATGAAAAGTGGCAACATGAATCATTAAAAGAGATTCTTGATCCCACTTACGGCATCATTCTTTACCAAGAACAGGTAATGCAGATCGCTCAGGTACTGTCTGGCTACACCCTAGGTGGTGCAGATATGTTGCGTCGTGCGATGGGTAAGAAAAAACCGGAAGAGATGGCCAAACAACGTGCCACCTTTGAAGATGGTGCGGTGAAAAATGGCGTCGACGGCGAGTTGGCGATGAAAATCTTCGACTTGGTAGAGAAGTTTGCTGGCTACGGCTTTAACAAATCGCACTCAGCGGCGTACGCATTGGTTTCTTACCAAACGTTATGGCTAAAGACTCACTACCCGGCAGAGTTCATGGCGGCGGTAATGACCGCGGATATGGATAACACCGAAAAAGTGGTTGGTCTGGTCGACGAATGTTTCCGCATGAAACTTAAAGTGCTACCGCCAGACATTAACTCAGGTCTATACCGTTTTAATGTTGATGAAGATGGTGCGATTGTTTACGGTATCGGCGCGATCAAAGGGGTGGGTGAAGGTCCAATTGAAGCGATCTTAGCGGCGCGTAACAAAGACGGTCACTTTAAAGATTTATTCGATTTCTGTGCGCGTATTGATCTTAAGAAGGTTAATAAACGCGTGATTGAAAAGCTGATTTATGCTGGTGCACTCGATAGACTGGGACCACACCGTGCAGCTTTGATGGCGTCACTCGACGATGCCGTAAAAGCGGCGAGCCAACACCACCAAGCGGAGGCGTTTGGTCAGTCAGACTTGTTCGGTGTATTGACTGAAGCGCCAGAAGAAGTTGAGAACAAATACACCAAAGTGCCACCTTGGCCTGAAAAAGTATGGCTAGAGGGTGAACGCGAAACACTGGGTCTTTATTTGACCGGGCACCCAATTAATGCCTACATCAAGGAACTGGGTAAGTACACCAGTTGTCGACTTAAAGATGCAACACCAACCAGACGTGATCAATCTGTGACGATTTCTGGCTTAGTGATCGCCTCTCGAGTGATGACGACCAAACGTGGTACACGTATCGGTATTATGACGCTCGATGATCGCAGTGGTCGTATGGAAGTGATGTTGTTCTCGGATGCGTTAGAAAGATATGCAGAACTGCTTGAAAACGATAAAATTCTGGTAGTTTCTGGACAGGTCAGCTTTGATGATTTTAATGGTGGCCTTAAAATGACCGCGCGCGAGGTAATGGACCTTGGCGCTGCGCGTGAAAAATACGCACGCGGTCTTTCTGTTTCGATAAGCGAATCGCAAGTCGACAGCCAATTTTTTGAGCGCTTTAGTTCGATACTAGAGCCTCATCGAGCAGGAACAATTCCTGTTCACGTATACTACCAGCGCCAAGACGCCAGAGCGCGTTTGACGTTAGGTACAGAGTGGCGAGTAACGCCGAGTGATGCTCTATTAGATGATTTAAAACAGTTGCTTGGTTCTGACCAAGTAGAACTCGAATTTAACTAA
- the rnhB gene encoding ribonuclease HII has translation MTKEKKELPPFEYPQGYQLIAGVDEVGRGPLVGDVVTAAVILDPNNPIEGLNDSKKLSEKKRLALLPEIKEKALAWSVGRCSPEEIDELNILQATMVAMQRAIAGLQVQPDLALIDGNRCPQLPMDALAVVKGDLRVAEISAASIIAKVVRDQEMEELDKQYPQFGFAKHKGYPTKAHFEAIEQHGVIDQHRKSFKPVKKALGLEE, from the coding sequence ATGACGAAAGAGAAAAAAGAGTTACCGCCATTTGAGTACCCGCAAGGTTACCAACTGATTGCTGGTGTGGATGAAGTGGGTCGTGGACCTTTAGTGGGCGATGTGGTGACCGCTGCCGTGATTCTTGATCCAAATAACCCTATTGAAGGGTTGAACGACTCTAAGAAGCTGAGCGAGAAAAAACGTTTAGCCTTATTGCCAGAGATTAAAGAAAAAGCACTGGCTTGGTCTGTAGGGCGCTGTTCTCCTGAAGAGATCGACGAGCTGAACATTTTACAAGCGACAATGGTGGCGATGCAGCGTGCGATTGCAGGGCTGCAAGTACAACCTGATTTGGCTCTAATTGATGGCAATCGTTGTCCACAGTTGCCAATGGATGCGTTAGCGGTGGTTAAAGGCGATTTACGCGTGGCAGAAATCAGTGCCGCATCTATCATTGCCAAGGTGGTACGTGACCAAGAAATGGAAGAGTTGGATAAACAATACCCACAGTTTGGCTTTGCCAAGCACAAAGGTTATCCAACCAAAGCGCACTTTGAAGCCATTGAGCAGCATGGTGTGATTGATCAACACCGTAAAAGCTTCAAACCAGTAAAAAAAGCACTCGGACTCGAAGAGTAA
- the lpxB gene encoding lipid-A-disaccharide synthase → MERPLRIGIVAGELSGDTLGEGFIKAIKQQYPNAEFVGIGGPKMIAQGCESLFDMEELSVMGLVEVLGRLPRLLKVKAELVKYFTTNPPDVFVGIDAPDFNLRLELDLKNAGIKTVHYVSPSVWAWRQKRIFGIAKATNLVLAFLPFEKAFYDKFDVPCEFIGHTLADAIPLQSDKVPARELLGLAQDKRWLAVLPGSRGGELKMLAEPFIQACKQLHEKDPELGFVVALVNHKRREQFEAAWQEIAPELEFTLIDDTAKNVITASDAVMLASGTVALECMLVKRPMVVGYKVNAFTAFLARRMLKTKYVSLPNILADQELVKEFLQEECTPENLSQEVECLLGEHGQAMVSKFTEMHHSIRKDADQQAAKAVLNLIEMNKVV, encoded by the coding sequence ATGGAAAGACCGCTGAGAATTGGCATCGTCGCCGGTGAATTGTCTGGCGATACCTTAGGTGAAGGCTTTATCAAAGCAATTAAACAGCAATATCCGAACGCGGAATTTGTTGGCATTGGTGGACCTAAGATGATTGCTCAAGGTTGTGAATCGCTGTTCGATATGGAAGAGTTGTCGGTGATGGGCTTAGTCGAAGTGCTTGGTCGCTTACCGCGCCTGCTGAAAGTCAAAGCCGAGTTGGTCAAATACTTCACCACTAATCCACCAGATGTCTTTGTCGGGATTGACGCTCCAGATTTCAACCTGCGCTTAGAGCTTGATTTGAAAAATGCCGGGATTAAGACTGTGCATTATGTCAGTCCATCGGTATGGGCATGGCGACAAAAGCGTATTTTTGGTATTGCCAAGGCAACCAACTTGGTGCTGGCGTTTTTGCCATTTGAAAAAGCGTTTTACGATAAATTCGATGTGCCGTGTGAGTTTATTGGTCATACTTTGGCAGATGCAATTCCTCTGCAATCAGACAAAGTGCCTGCCCGTGAATTGCTTGGCTTAGCGCAAGACAAACGTTGGTTAGCGGTGCTGCCGGGCAGTCGTGGTGGCGAGCTTAAAATGCTGGCTGAACCGTTTATTCAAGCTTGTAAGCAACTGCATGAAAAAGACCCAGAGCTTGGTTTTGTGGTTGCACTGGTTAACCACAAACGTCGTGAGCAATTTGAAGCAGCATGGCAAGAGATCGCCCCAGAGCTCGAGTTTACACTCATCGACGATACGGCTAAGAACGTAATTACCGCTTCTGATGCAGTCATGCTGGCGTCAGGTACTGTTGCGCTAGAGTGCATGCTGGTCAAGCGTCCAATGGTGGTGGGTTATAAAGTGAATGCCTTTACCGCCTTCTTGGCGCGCCGGATGTTAAAAACCAAGTATGTGTCGCTGCCGAATATTCTGGCTGATCAAGAGTTGGTCAAAGAGTTCCTACAAGAAGAGTGTACCCCAGAGAATCTTAGCCAAGAGGTAGAGTGTCTACTCGGCGAGCATGGTCAAGCAATGGTGAGTAAGTTTACTGAGATGCACCATTCGATCCGCAAAGATGCCGATCAGCAAGCGGCTAAAGCGGTGTTAAACCTAATTGAAATGAATAAAGTTGTATGA
- the lpxA gene encoding acyl-ACP--UDP-N-acetylglucosamine O-acyltransferase, which produces MIHETAQIHPMAVVEEGAKIGANVVVGPFTYITSHVEIGEGTEIMSHVVIKGHTTIGKDNRIFPHAVIGEENQDKKYGGEDTTVVIGDRNVIREAVQIHRGTVQDKATTVIGNDNLLCVNAHVAHDVIVGNHTHIGNNAILGGHVTVGDYAGVMALSAIHPFCTVGAYAYIGGCSAVVQDVLPYVLAQGNHASPFGLNLVGLKRNGFEKPELRALQKAYKEIYRSGKTLEEVKPILAEMAQEWASIEPMLKMLESTERGIIR; this is translated from the coding sequence ATGATTCATGAAACTGCTCAAATCCACCCGATGGCGGTGGTTGAAGAAGGTGCAAAGATCGGTGCTAACGTTGTTGTTGGGCCGTTTACTTACATCACCTCTCATGTAGAGATTGGTGAAGGCACTGAAATCATGTCGCATGTTGTGATTAAAGGTCACACTACGATTGGTAAAGATAACCGTATCTTCCCACACGCAGTGATTGGCGAAGAGAACCAAGACAAGAAATACGGTGGTGAAGATACCACAGTAGTGATTGGTGATCGCAATGTGATTCGTGAAGCGGTGCAAATCCACCGTGGTACGGTACAAGATAAAGCAACGACTGTGATCGGTAATGATAACCTTCTGTGTGTTAACGCTCACGTTGCGCACGATGTTATCGTTGGTAACCATACTCATATTGGTAACAATGCGATTCTTGGTGGTCACGTAACGGTGGGTGATTACGCGGGTGTGATGGCGCTGTCTGCAATTCACCCATTCTGTACGGTAGGTGCTTACGCATACATTGGTGGTTGTTCGGCAGTGGTGCAAGACGTATTGCCATACGTACTGGCTCAAGGTAACCACGCTTCACCATTTGGTCTAAACCTAGTGGGTCTAAAGCGTAACGGTTTCGAGAAACCAGAACTACGTGCATTACAAAAAGCGTACAAAGAGATTTACCGTTCAGGTAAGACGCTAGAAGAAGTAAAACCAATTTTGGCAGAGATGGCACAAGAGTGGGCATCAATTGAGCCAATGTTGAAGATGCTTGAATCCACTGAACGTGGCATTATTCGCTAA